Genomic DNA from Nicotiana tabacum cultivar K326 chromosome 21, ASM71507v2, whole genome shotgun sequence:
gggtttcatacctttaggacaacatttacaatcattactcacctcaatctggtccaaactctagcctgcgacgTCTTTTCCTCttgaatcggcctcaactcgcgtcgaatctatccaaaatcagaatcatgacgtCCAAATATGCTAAGGTaatgaagcccatgcgaaaataaccaatttacaacataaataccgaaattaaccaaaacctgacccccgagcccacgtttcggaattcgataaaatttacatcagtagattccttatcttcccacgagttcatatatatcaaaagtcctaaaatccgaccacaattggcccctcaaatcctcaagtcaaggtctccaataccaagccctaatcctcaattttttaacccttaatttccattaatttcaCGCCAAATCAATGAAATAATTCCATAGTATCGATTAtcaggttcaaaaatcttacctccagatgTTATCCTTTGAATCcctctccaaaatctcccaaaaagctccaaaaccgacttgaaatggtgaagaacaactcaaaaatcgcgaaggaattcttttataccttctggcccaagtttttcgcacctgcgttccAAATCCCGCTCCTGCGGTCCCACTTCTGCAGTCTAGAGGACCGCACCTGTGGTTTTCACTTAAGTACTcaatttctgcatctgcgatgcaccatccgcacctgcgccatcgcaagTGCAGTTCCttaactgcttctgcggttccttcCTTCCTTGGCTCCTTCCACTCCTGCGGCCTCCCAACTGCAGATGCGATTATGACAACAGTCCTACAACTTCAGCTGccatttccaaattccaaatttctatctttccatcaaccatctgaaatcaccccgaggcccctgggacctcaaccaaaagcacaaacaagtcacatacatCCAAACTTaaaccaatcttcaaaacacctcaaacaacattgaatcaaccaaaatacatcggattcaagcctaaggttccaaaatcttccaaattacgcttttgctcaaaaagtctaccaaaccatgtccgaatgacctgaaatcttgcacacatcccaaatgacacatgaacctactgcaacttccagaattccattctgacccctatatcaaaatctcacctatcaaccggaaaatgccaaaattccaatttcgccaattcaagcctaaatctactccgtacatccaaaatacattctgatcatgctcctaaatcCCAAATGACCTCCTGatgctatccgaaccatcaaaactcataattgatccctctaacacataagtcaatatcccgttgacttttccaacttaagattcctcaaaagagactaagtgtctcaaaccttacaaaAACCTCTTCGAACCtgagccaaccaatccgatcaCATATAGTatcgataaacaaagcaataaaaagcagaaatggggaaaacagagcggtaactcatgaaatgaccgtcTGGGTCATTACATAATAGGTCTTTGTTTGATACTACATGATGTGATGCTCCTGAATGAACAATCCATTTATCATTTgtcaattttgaaaaaaatacatatatcatTACCTATCATGTTAACCTTAGTTTTGTCCCCTATGTCCTTGTTCAACAAGTTGAGAATCTGGTTGTACTGCTCCTCAGTGAAGTGAGGGATTTTCCCTTCTAACATTCCTTCAAGGTTGTGTTGTGCTTGTGCGTGACCTTCCATGTTATTGGAGGTGTTGTTGATAGCAGCAAATGGTTGTCTACCATTCCCATCTTGTCCTCAAAATCCAGTTGGACCTCTATAACCAGCTGGACGTGCAACACTTCCACTCTCATAGGATCCTTTATTCCTTTGCTTGAAATCAGTAGGGTATCAAACTAGCTTATAGCAATTCTCCTTTGAATGCCCCTTCATATTGCAATAGTCACACACTACAAAAGGCTTCTTCCCTTTATAAGTCTGTCCACGATTCATCTGCATAGCCATTGGATCTCATTTCTCAGCAGATACACTCAAACCAATAGAGTGTTTGACTTTCATCTTCAACTATCATAGCATAGGCCTGATTAAGTGTGGGTACAATTGTTTTTAACAGAATTTGCATTCTAGCCTAGTCATACAAGTCATTTAGACCACTAAGAAATTGCAATAACGTCTGTTGATAGAAGTATTCAATATAATCCTTCGACTAAGCACAATTACAACCAGGTGGAGGTACCATTGCATCATATTCAGCCCATAATTCCTTCAATTTTGAAAAGTACACAGAAACTGAATTAGTACCTTGTGATAGCATCACAATTTGCAGATGAACTTGAAAAATCTTCATGTGATTTACTTTGTCAAATCGCTCTTGTAAGTCCTACCAATCAGCATATGAGTCAGATGCATACACAATTCCACTGAGGAGGTCAACTGATATTGTGTTCATGATCCATGAGAGGACTGTTGCATTGCAAGTGTCCCATTGCTCATGCAACTCTGCCTCAAAGGATTCTCGCTTACAGGTACCAGTTACAAAACCTAATTTCCTCTTCGCCATGAGAGCAATCTGCATCGATTTGCTCCACATTCCATAATTCTCCGATCCAGTGAGCTTCACGAGGATCAATATCATACCAGGTATATCTCCTGGATTCATGAACAGAGGATGAGTGTAGGTGATCTTATCAGCTGAAAGTTTTTCCGCCATAGCTTAGCAAAATGAACGGATTTTGATTCAACTCCTTCACTGCTAATCTTCAATCGTGAACCTCGAACATCGACTTGTGGATCAGTGTTATGATACCATGCCAAAATACTGCAATTACTCTATGAATTCTGAGCATCAATGATCTAGAATGTTCTAAGGAGAAGAGAGGAAATTAACtgtagaggaagaagaagaagtggaagTCCACTATTTCATTGCCACTAACAGATATTTATACACAAATGTTTTAACCGCCTAATCACAACTAATTATATTTTACAACTAATTACAACTAACTTAAGACACCTTAGTTGGCATCCAGCTGGCAGCCAGTTGTATACAGCTTGCCACATAGGCATATCACAATAGAAACATATCCAGCATTGATTTGTCAATATCAGTAACATAGTAAAGTTTGTTAATCAACAGGCAAATTCAACGGGTGCTCAATAACATAGACAATAAGAAGAGAAGCTGAAGCATCACTCTCTGTAATAGAATCTAAAGATTGTCCCTTCAATCAAATCTTAACCCATTTTaatttccttcttcattctctaTGAAAAAAAACGTGGGGGATTTGATTGGTTTAGAGGctttttctaaagaaaaagacGTGGTTGATCATTCATTTGGTTgcggaaagaggtaagtgtcatggttaattTTGACTTGAGGGACTTAGGACTTGATTGGTCTTTTTGCTACTTGATTTATATGCGGGCTGGCATATATGCAAGGTGCCGAGTGTATATACATAGTCATGGGTTAAACATGAGGGTTGGGGTATTTATTTGTTATCTTCAAACATTTCAGGCCTTCATGATGCATGTTATTACTTGTTAAATGTTTTAATTGTTACTTGCTATTATTTGTTAAATTCATGCCTTTATTCATTAGATTCCTTAATttgctatttattttttatatacccGTGCCTTTACTTATTGACCGCCTTTACTTGCTTTATGACTTAGTGGATTATTAGATAGCTACTTTTATCCACTTTAATTTATGcctttatttatgtaattctCTTATTGAGTTTTATTGTGAGATACGCCGTAGTTGGTTGTAGTTTGTACATTCATATTATTATTgagtgggattgggttgcatgccgcagtagatattgatattgttatgtgggatcgggttgcacgctgcaacggattTTGGAATTACTGCTTGGGATTGgtttgcacaccgcaacagtgtttgtatatgtatatatatttttggatcgGTTTGCTTGCTGCAATGGAGAATACAtgctatttatatattatatttgtgGATCGAATTCGGCACCGCAATGGAAAAAAACATATTGATTGTTCTTAACTATTTGTTCGGTATCTGTGTGGTATAAGAAAGTTGAGCTTTGATGTTATTCTAGGGCTCTTTATTATGTGTTCCTGTCCCCAGTTTTCATGTTATactttttttctctatttgttttgttatttcatttatcCTCATACGTGTTTATTATGAGTGCCTTGTTATAGCCTCggcactacttcatcgaggttaggctcgatacttatgAAGTAcgtggggtcagttgtactcatactatacttatgcAGTTCTTGTGCAGATTCTGGTATTGGCCCTAGCAGCGGTTAGTGGTGGCTCGCTCGAACTTTCTTATCACGGAGACTTGAGATAGAGCTGCACAACATTTGCAGATCCTCAAGTCCCCTTCTTATTTCTTGCACTGTATTTTATTTAGATGGTTGTACTTTATTTCAGACATTGGTTATAATATTTTGTGATAGGCCATGTACTTGTGGCATCAGATTCAGAGAGTTGACTAGAATGCGTATTGGAATTCATTATATCTATTTTGAAGTTCTACAGTCTTTATTTCTTACTTAACTGCTTTTAAATTTGTTAAAATGAATAATGTGTTGCTActattggtttgcctagcaagtaaacGTTAGGCTCCATCACAGCCCGCGGTtgagatttcgggtcgtgacatataattatttttgtgttatACACTTAAATATATAcgaagaataaaaaaataatatgttGACATACATATGGATATacataaataaggaaaataaagatATAATATACATTTTGATATAAATAATGTCATTGTGATATATATTTATTGGCTACCTGGTGCCAAATCTATAACTAGGGCTTCTTATTCTAATTACTAGAAGAGGTTGCCCGTGCTAAGAAAGGGCCCAACAATATGCAACTATGTTTTAGGAACACTTTATTAATTAAGAAAGAATATGCTGAATTAGGAACGACAAAACGCCAAGTTTCAGTGATGTTCAGAATGGGAGCTGGTAAAGTAAGTTAATACCATATCATTTAACAGCCAGAAGTCCACAATACAGAACCAAAAGAATCCTCTATTGTACAAAAAGAGAAATTTAAACAACAGCTATTGATGAGCTGTATTAATTTGCACTTATGAGCTGCACTTACTAAACAATAAGGTTTCACTTCTTATTCGTAGAAATTTGAGCTATTAAGTTTAACAATTTAGCTTTTTACAAACAAAATCTTGTTGGAAACCAGAAGCATATTAAAGCTACACAATATATCCAGGAGATTTAAGCTGTTAGCCCCTTTTTCATTAGTTCTTTCTCTCAAAACATCACCAGTATTTCCAGATAATGCAGTTAAGCTATCAATTGTAATAATGTTGCGTTCATTCTCCGTCTCCGTTGAACTCTTGTTTTTCTGCCATAGAATAAAAACTGAAATAATGTATTTTGTATTAcatcataatatatatatatatatatatatatatatatatatatatatatatatatatatatatatagatattgtTTTTTCAAGTCATTTTGCATGTGGAAGTGAGTATTGAGAGCTAAAATAggtaaatgataacaaaatgttTGCATCTAATTCATTTTCTTGTACATTGGTATTTCATTTTGTAGGTTTAGTGTGAGGATTTAAATGCATGATGGAGAAGGGAGCACGTAAAATATTAACATccaatttgaaggtttaagagCTTAAAATGCCTACTTTAGGAAATGTTCGTCTTCCATTTATTTCCCTGTTTGAGAATATACTCCAAAGAACAGTCGGAATTACAAAAATAACGAGGGAGCAATTACAAAAATGTAACATCTGGAAGCAGAAAGCTCAAATATCAAATAAGACGCCCATATATTCATCAATAAGGGCCAAATTACAGCACCTCTACGCAATAATGTATAGAATGCCTGTGATTTCGATTTTCGAGACACCTTTGTTGTATAGGTACTGCACCTTTGGTGCTTTTACTTATGGCACTATTTACTTATAAAGAATAGAAAAGGAAAACTTTCGGTTAAATTATAGAGATCCTATACAAGGCATAGACATTAATTTTGACCTTTAAACTCTATTTGCGATACAAATTCAGTAGAATCCATTATACCAACTTTTCCatgaatataaaaaaaatgatttgaatAATTCTACCCAACATGACAAACTGCTATTGACTCGTGTTTTCCGTTTTGATCATTTCAATTCCTAATTTGACCGGACTCTATGGCAAGCTGTGAAAAAATTCCCCTCTATTGGATATTCATTAATCTTCCCATGTAAAAGCACGACAATGTATATTCACTTGTTTTTTCTCTTACATATTAAACAAAAGGTTATGCCTTTTCTTCTCAATAAATTTAACACAAAAAATAGTTGTACATTTACGATAGGCAACAAAAGACCCTTACAACATGCATCAAAAGATTGAAAAAGAATGGTATGCTGATGAGTAATGACTAAAATTTAATGACATAAAATTCATTCCTTCACGTCAAAAGAAAGCTAGCAAATTCAAAAAGGATGCAACCAATGATCGAATTTCTTCGTGATTACTTTAGTATTTAAGTCTCtgatgaaaaaaaaggaagaaaaaagaaaatgggaTGCAACCTCCAAAGGACTATAAGGAGAGACCAAGGGCATGTATTATCTTATCCTAACAAAAGGAAGCATATATGTTGTTGTATTAATCaaataagagggaaaacaaaaagaaattacaTTCAGTGGCTATAAACCTTTTTAAATTAGTGTTGTTATTACAGGGTTGAGGGTTCGGTGGATCCAACACCATGCCTGCAGCCTCTTCTTGAAACAGAGATAAGGCTGCTTTGGACCTTCTGAGATCTTTCTGGAAAAAATCAATTTCATTCAAGTCAGAGTTCACCTCTAAATTTGTGGGGAAGTACAGGAAGATTTGTTTCTAATGAGCTCCAATTAACAAATATAAGTTATATTTGTCAACACAAAGTTAGACAAACAGTAGCAATACTATGATAAACATATGCAAGGTCGAAAATGAAAATGGAATATATTTCAACCAAATATCCCTTTAATTAACACAACTATGTATAACATCTAGAATTAAATtatgacgacccagccagtcgtcttaTGAGTTGCCGGCCcgttcccccatttctgcttcttattgctttgtctgtcggttctatatgtgattgggttggttggctcgagttcggaaaggatttggtaaggtttgatacacttagtctcttttgaggaagtttaagttggaaaaagtcaaccgaaagttgacttatgtgttaaagggctcggatgtgagttctgatggttcggatagcttcaagaggtgatttggaacttaggagcgtgattggaatggGCTTTGGAGggttggagtagatttaggcttgaattggcgaagttgttATTTtcgcgatttccggttggtaggtgagattttgatataggggtcgaaatggaattccgagagttgcagtagttcttttgtatcatttgggatgtgtgtgcaaaattgcaggtcattccgacgtggtttggttggattttttaccaaaagcggaattcggaagattttttgaaacttaggcttgaatacgatgtgttttggttgatttgatgttgtttgaggtgttttgaagattggtacaagtttgaatgagattatgggatatgtttgtgcttttggttgaggtcccgaggtcctcggggtgatttcggatggttgacggaggagTTTGAGATTTTGTGAAGTTGCAAATTTTTTTAcctctggtatttccgcacctgcggattggggaccgcaggtgcaacgCCGCATTGGACGGGTAAATGGTCGCAGAAGAGGAAGCTGGGAAGCAGGCAGGAAATCGCAAAAGcggtgtgacgacccggccagtcatctcatgagttaccgctctgtttctcccatttctgcttcttattgctttgccTATCATATCTACgtatgatcgggttggttggctcgggttcggaaagggcttggtaaggtttgagacacttagtcttttttgaggaagctaaagttggaaaagtcaatcggatgttgacatatgtgttagagggttcggatgtgagttctgatggttcggttagcttcgggaggtgatttgggacttaggagcgtgatcggaatgagttttggaggttggagtagatttaagcttgaattggcgaagttgatattttggcgatttccgattggtaggcgagatttggatataggggtcggaatggaattccgagagtcacagtagttccgttatgtcatttgggatgtgtgtgtacaaaattttaggtcattttggttgggttttttatcaaaagagaaattcaaaagattttgaaaaacttaggcttgaatccgatgtattttgggttgatttgatGGTGTTTGAAGTGTTTTATAGAttgatacaagtttgaataaggttatgagatatgtttgtacttttggttgaggtcccgggggcctcggggtgatttcggatggttgacgaaggagtttgagattttgtgaaattgcagatttttctgcttctggtatttccacacctgcggattggggaacgcaggtgcgacgccgcatatGTGGGAAAATGGTCGTAGAAGCGGAAGCTGGGAAGTAGGAAGGAAACCGCATAAGCGGTTAGGAGGACCGCACCTGTtatgtcgcagatgcggatataggaccgcagatgcggtaaatAACAAGTTAAGTGAAAAACCGCAGAAGCGTTTgtttgaccgcaaatgcggtaccgtaAAATCGGAATATTggctgcagatgcgaaaatgctcgggccagaaggtataaattgtgtccttcgtaatttttgagctatttcaccattttgagTCGGCTTTGGACcattttggatgattttgaagagggatttcaaggaaacttcattgaggtaaggattttggacctaaaactcgtttctatggtaatatttcacggattaggcttgtaatttatggaatttaaggatcaaagtttggggaaactagggcttggaatcttagacctttgattgaggatttgaaggaccatttgaggtcagatttcagaacttttgatatgtatgaactcgtgcgGAGATAATGGATGTATTGATGTAAAGATTAtcgaattccaagacgtgggcccgagggtcgggttttggtaatttcaggatttgtgttgtaaattgattatttttgcttgggcttcgttcccttagcatattttgacatcatgattctgatttttggatagattcgacgtgagtggaggccgatttgaggggcaaaggcgtcacgggctagagatttgaccgaattgaggtgagtaatgattgtaaatgatgttttgagggtttgaaacccaggatttgcacatcgttgtgctatattgaggtgacgcacacgcttgatgacgagcgtggggtcgtgcactattggggattgtgacttagtccatcccgaatgactattttaccgcgtattcgattgaaatctatttgatatcattatgacttgggttgaatgtcatatttgggcctagtgccaactatttgtaTCCATAgtggatttttattgatatttcct
This window encodes:
- the LOC142175175 gene encoding uncharacterized protein LOC142175175 codes for the protein MAEKLSADKITYTHPLFMNPGDIPGMILILVKLTGSENYGMWSKSMQIALMAKRKLGFVTGTCKRESFEAELHEQWDTCNATVLSWIMNTISVDLLSGIVYASDSYADW